One Bos taurus isolate L1 Dominette 01449 registration number 42190680 breed Hereford chromosome 3, ARS-UCD2.0, whole genome shotgun sequence DNA window includes the following coding sequences:
- the OR13P4 gene encoding olfactory receptor family 13 subfamily P member 4 has protein sequence MQSLGKENHSSVSEFILLGFSSESQVRMALFTFFLILYFITILGNGLIITLIYLDTHLHMPMYFFLSILSLVDMSYVTTTVPQMLINLVYPRRTISWGACAAQMFIFLILGIAECVLYAIMAYDRYMAICFPLHYTLLMSYPICIKMVTVCWLISIAGALIYTVFTMRLPYCGPHKINHFFCEVPAVLKLACADTSLNDWLDFILGFILLLIPLSFILVSYVRIFVSILSIRSPQGRLKSFSTCASHITVVTMFYGPAMIMYMRPGSWYDPERDKKLALFYNVVSAFLNPIIYSLRNKDVKRAFLKVLGQRGTAQ, from the coding sequence ATGCAGAGCCTTGGCAAGGAGAACCACAGTTCCGTATCTGAGTTCATCCTCCTTGGCTTCTCCAGTGAGTCTCAGGTCAGAATGGCTCTGTTCACGTTTTTCCTTATCCTCTACTTTATCACCATTCTAGGCAATGGACTCATCATCACCCTGATCTACTTGGATACACACCTTCACATGCCTATGTACTTCTTTCTCAGCATCCTCTCCCTGGTAGACATGAGCTATGTCACCACCACTGTGCCCCAGATGTTGATTAATCTGGTATATCCAAGGAGGACCATTTCCTGGGGAGCTTGTGCAGCCCAGATGTTCATCTTCTTGATCCTGGGCATTGCTGAGTGTGTCCTCTATGCCATTATGGCCTATGACAGGTATATGGCCATCTGCTTCCCCCTTCACTATACTCTACTGATGAGTTATCCTATTTGTATCAAGATGGTCACAGTCTGTTGGCTTATTAGCATAGCTGGGGCCCTGATCTATACTGTCTTCACCATGCGTCTGCCTTATTGTGGCCCCCACAAGATAAACCACTTCTTCTGTGAGGTCCCTGCTGTCCTGAAGTTGGCTTGTGCAGACACATCCCTCAATGACTGGTTGGACTTCATCCTGGGTTTCATCTTGCTTTTGATACCACTTTCCTTCATCCTGGTCTCTTATGTTCGCATCTTTGTCTCCATCTTAAGCATCCGCTCACCCCAGGGGAGACTCAAGTCCTTCTCCACGTGTGCTTCCCACATCACTGTGGTCACCATGTTCTATGGGCCAGCCATGATCATGTACATGAGGCCTGGGTCCTGGTATGACCCAGAGAGAGACAAGAAGCTGGCCCTTTTCTACAATGTTGTCTCTGCCTTCCTCAACCCCATCATCTACAGTCTCCGGAACAAAGATGTAAAGAGGGCCTTTCTGAAAGTGCTTGGCCAGAGAGGGACAGCACAATGA